Below is a window of Flavobacteriales bacterium DNA.
CAGTCCTTCTAAACTCGCTCTAAAACTTGCAACTGTTAATAAAACTGATTATGAAAAAATTTCATGCTCAAAATACAATGGTAAAAAGTCAAAAATATTAGTTGTGTTCACAGAACAAAAAAACTTGAAAATGAAAAATGGCAAATTGTTTTCAACTGGAAATCATCCAATTGAGGCATTATTGCCAATGTTACATTTAAAAAATGCAGGCTTTGAATTCGAAATAGCTACTCAGACGGGTAAGCCAGTCGTATTTGAAATGTGGGCGTTTCCAGAAAAAGATGAGCATGTTAAGTCAATTTATAACGAACTAGAATCAAGTTTTAAACATCCAACCAAACTACAAGAATTTATAGATAATTCATTTGATAAAACTGAATCCTATGCCGCCGTTTTCATTCCTGGAGGACATGGATCAATGATTGGAATACCAGAGGATATTAATGTTGGCAAAATTTTAAATTGGGCGCATGAAAATGACTTATTCACTATAAGCCTCTGCCATGGACCTGGTTCTTTTTTAGCAACTACTTTGAACAATCAAAAATTTCTTTATGAGGGATACAATATGGCTGTATTCCCTGATTCTGTTGACAATCAAACACCTATGTTTGGCTTTTTACCTGGTAAAATGCCTTATGGGTTGAGTGAAAAATTAAAAAGTCTTGGTGTAAATCTCGTAAATACTAAAATGGATAAAACGGTTTGCTTAGATAGAAAGCTAATCACAGGCTCAAGTCCTTTGGCTTCAAACAATTTAGGGAAATTAGCCGCAGAAACATTGTTGAAAGCCTTAAAATAAATTTAATAGAGATTTAAATTAGTATAATCCGAGAATTTAAAATATTATTTTTTTTAAGTTCTAATTATAAAGACGATTAGATTCACTAAAGCGGAATATATCTCATTTCTTTAGGACTTAATTTCAACAGTTTTGTGCGTCCATTTAACTTAAATAGATATGTTAAAAGGTTGCTAAATCCATACGTTCTATTTTACCACTCTTTCTCAGTTTCAATTTTGCCTTTATCTATTATAAATGATCCTATAATCTGACTATCTGACCAATCAGCAATAACTAAAAACCGTTGTTTGGTGGCGTGTGAAAAGTTGTCATCTTTGTACGAAATATACTTCCCTTGATTATATGTTTCAAGGTATTTGTTTTTTCTTATTACTTGATATTTGTCCAACATCAGGTAATAATAACCGCCAGAACTTGAGGATGAGGGAACGACATATTCATTGGTGATTAGTAACAATATATGTGAATTGCCCAAACTATCTTTATGTGAGCTGTGAAGCTTAATGTTATAGTCTTCAAGATAAATATCGTTATTTACAAAGGGACTAATCACAAAATCGGTGATGTCTATAGAACGATTTACATCCCTACTTAAATCACCACCTTTTAGGAATACTCTGTGGCAAACATTTTTTTTGTCAAAATCTATATTGTTGATGAATGTTTTCTGATTTTTATTTATCCAAACACCTTTGTTTGTCTTCTCAGATCTTGCATTTAATGGAAAATAAAACCTTTCTAAATATGTCGTGGTATCCATATTTAAACTAGTATCATCAATACAGTCAAGATAAGTTGGGCCATTGTCCATAGGTGCAAAAAGAACCAGACTGTTTGAAGGTCGGTAAACTCCTACTAAATTCTTTTTTTCACTATTTTCATCCATTTCATACCATCCGTTGACAAAAAAATAGGGTAGAGCTTTATAATTCGTAATTCCAGGCGAATAAAAATTTAGATAAATAATCAAGCTCTCATTTTCATTTATTTTAATTGGATAGGTCTGATCTGAAGAAATGTGATGTATTACCTCTATTTCCTGCCCTTGAACAACAAGACTTGAGCTTATTAGTATAAAAAGAAGTTTGATTTTATTTAGCATAATACTAATTTACTAGCAGCCTGTTGAACTATGAGTTGCTACTAACTTTACAAGTTCATTCATATTAGCCTTTGAAGAAAGAAATAAACCTGTTGCAAACCCTATTTCATTGTTATAGGGTGAAGGAATTTGAATTAGAAAATCCGTTTTGCTATCGTTATCCAAGTCTCCTGCCCACAAGAGGTTAATGTAAAGTCTATGATCATAACAAGGAAATATAAATAATTCTTGCTCTTGATGTTGTTTGTCGGTTTTGTAGTTTAAATTTATGGAGTAATTTTTGATTTCAATTTCACCAATTTTCTCTGAATTGTGTAAGCTTGATGAAAGGAAGGTATGGTACGGTCCAAACTCAAAAGTGAAATCTTTATTTTCTCTAAGAATATCATTGTCAGTAAAATGATGAATATTTCTATCATTAAGACTTAAACCACTTATGAGGACAATACAATTTTTATTTTCAGCAACCGAAATTCGATACTCCCAATCGTATTGAACATCAGGCTCTAAATCTTCAACTTTTATCTCAACTTTTTTGATGTAACAATTTTTGTTGCTTTCATAGAGCCCCCACCATTGTTTTTTCATCATCTCAATGTCTAACTCTCCTTTTTTATAATCTCCAACATAAAGAATTTCTATCTCAGAATTTGATGAGTATTCAAACAATTCTTTTTGTTGAGCGTTTAGTTGAGAAGAAATAAAAAGAAAGAAAATTAGAACTCGCATCATTCTGTAAATTTACATTAAATATCAGAAAGAGAAGAGTGTAAATTCTTAAGAGTACTACTAGTTTTAGACGACTCTTAGTAGATGGATTGTAGACACTTAGCTTTTGATTTATGTGCTACAAGTTTTTAATCCAATCGACATAGTTTATAATGTCGTCATCAGTAGAGTTTTCTAATGATTTTGAGATTAATTTTTTGTCTATATCTATATTATTTATATGCTTAGTAATAGTTTCTACTACTAAGGCGTCTCTCTGATATTTTTTGTCGTTAAGATTTTTTTTATAATTCAACTTTAATTCTTTTAACTTTTCTTGGATGATGTCATCTTGCCCAATTTTGAGTCTAATGATTAAATCTACAATCAATAGTTTGAATTGAAACGCCACGTCAAGAGAAAGAAAATCTTCTTGTTGAATAAGTCTAGAAATATTTCTTTTGGCAAGATTGTAATTTTCCTTGTAGTAATAAATTAATCCTGTATTAAGGTAAATAAAAGAGGTGTATCCGGGCAGTTTTTTTATGCTTTTATTTTCTTTTGCTAACTGTAATACTTCGAGAGCTTTTTCTTTGTTTTCCTTAGCATAATTTAGCACTAACGCATTGTAATAATAGAATATATATTTATCGAATAAAAAGCCGTCGTGTTCTTCCATTGCGAGTTTTAAGGTTTTCGCAATTTCTAATGATTTTTTATACTTATTTGTTTTGTGAAGGCAATTTGTTAAATATGTTAGAAGTGTAAGTTTATCGTTATGATTGTGTCGACTAAAAAGTCCATTTTCATTAAAGTCTTTGTATGATTCTGTTAAGTAGGTTTCTAAGCTTTCGTAATCCTTATTTTGAAGTAAAAGGCGACTATACATTTTAAATAATCTAAGTTTAAATCTTTGGGAGTCTAAAACTTTTTTATTGGTAGCATTTTTTTGATAATGCTTATTTAAAATTTTGGTTAAGGCAGGGTCTGAATTTGAAAAATTTTGCTTTGTCTTGATGTCGTACATCAGTTTAGCTAAATGGGTGTCAATATCTTCAATTTCAGATCTTGTTATAGAGTTTTCTTTTTTAAGCTTTAAATAGTGGTCTAAATCTATTGAAATTAGCTCGTGAGACAGCTCAATAATCTCTGAATATACAATAGCTAATATTTCAAAGAGTTCCAGTTTAATAGCCTCCTTTTCTGCTGTTTTCAAGTAATGATAGCTTAAATCGAGTTCCCCTTTATCTCTGTAAACCCTGGAGAGTAATATGTAACTGAATGATTTCGATTGTTGATCTTTAGAGATGTGTTGCCAAACCATAGAATTATTTAGGTCATGATAAATTCTATTTTTTAGTTGGTAAAAATTATTTGACGTTACGTTGAGGGATTTTATGGCTTTTTTAGAATAATCTTCATCCTTGCTTTTTTTGATAATGTCAAAAAGCTTGAGGTCTTTTCTTTCTTTAGATTGATTCGTTCTTCCTACAAACAATTTGTAAAAACGGATTTCTTCCTTTGAAAGCGACTCAATTATGGAATCTAAAAACTTCACAGTATTACTTTAAAGGTTTAATGAATTTTTTACCATCTCTTATATATATTGTCCCATTTGGAATCGAATGTACAGACCGATACTTCCTTCCTAGAAGGTCGGTAATTGTATTTAATTCTACAGTGCCCATTTGAAAGCTACCTATATTTCCAGCAGTTCCTTCTTTGATATGTATAGGGGTGATGCTTGTGTCGGCTATTATTGGTGCAGGAGACGAAGGCCATATAACTACTAATTTATCACCTGACTGTTGAAACAATTGTGGTGTAACTGATAGTAAGGAATTAAACGGAATACTGTCTCCAGCTGCGATTGATTCGTTAAAACTTGCTAACGTTACCGTTATTGATATTGGCCCTTCAACATTAGCAACACCCATTTTTACATTTATTTCACTAGAAAATGGTACCGTATCCTTATTGACTATCCAATAATCTAGATATAGAAGAGAACCATAAGAAATAGTATCTGCATGAATTACTCCCTCTACAGAGATGTTGGTTTGTGAGTTAGCACTATTTATAAATGCTAAAAAACTTAAAATGCAAGCGGTAAATAATTTCCTCATTTATTCTATTATAAATTTCTTTTCAATTTTCCCATCATCGTACATATAGAACAAAATCATACTTTTATTCTCTTGACTTTTTCTTCCTAAAGCATCTACTATTTTAATTAGTTTTCTCTCATAGGATTGAGAGTATTCATTTGTAGAAGTTGGCATTTGTGACATTGTTAAACTATTGGCTACCCATGTATTTGTTGCTGAATCCCATTGAATTAAAAAAGGGTAAATGCATAAGGCAGAGCTTTCGCTTTGTTCACTACTAATAACGATTTGTAATAAAAAGTAAAATGATTCTACATTATTAGGAATGTCAAAATAGGCGTTTTGTCCCTCTACTACATCTACATTCAAATAATTTCCCCAAGACTCCCAGCTGAAGCTGAAACTCCCAATCATTGGAAAAGGCAATAATGAGCCTATATTCGTTGTTAAATCGATAGAGTTTTCTGAAGAATTTGATACGAATACATTTAGTGAGTCACATATATTAAGCAAAACATCATTGGGGTCTACTACATTTTCTGATTCAAGCACCCAGCCGTAATCTGTTAAAACAAATGTTTCACAAGCTTCACAGGTTTCATTATACTGATCTAAAATAGACATGCAACTAACAATAGTATCATAAAGCGTGTTTTCATCAAAATAAAAGGTGTTTCCATATTGGCCATTAGTCGCCCAAGTATAGGTCAATACGCCATCTATTTCAAAGGCGTTAGAGGTCATTTCAATATAGTCGTCATTTTGAGTCGCTATTTCAATTTCTATTAATTCACAATCAAGATCAACAGCTTGGTCAGGATTATTAATGCTAATCCATTCGTAAATAGGCCCATTGTAAAATAGAGTGTCACACACCTCGCAATCCTCTTGATTTGCAGCAGTTAGCTCCATACAAATCACAACGGAGTCATTAAGATAAATGTCATCACCCAAATATATGCTTAGTGTTTCTGACGAATACATTTCAATAAACTCACCACTTGTAGTATAGCCAGTCCATACATAAGAAAATGGCCCTAAAGAAGGGGGCATACACAAGTCAGTATTTGAAATCATGTTTATGGACG
It encodes the following:
- the hchA gene encoding protein deglycase HchA is translated as MLKNILGIAPKLESDGSYSPSKLALKLATVNKTDYEKISCSKYNGKKSKILVVFTEQKNLKMKNGKLFSTGNHPIEALLPMLHLKNAGFEFEIATQTGKPVVFEMWAFPEKDEHVKSIYNELESSFKHPTKLQEFIDNSFDKTESYAAVFIPGGHGSMIGIPEDINVGKILNWAHENDLFTISLCHGPGSFLATTLNNQKFLYEGYNMAVFPDSVDNQTPMFGFLPGKMPYGLSEKLKSLGVNLVNTKMDKTVCLDRKLITGSSPLASNNLGKLAAETLLKALK